The following are from one region of the Littorina saxatilis isolate snail1 linkage group LG2, US_GU_Lsax_2.0, whole genome shotgun sequence genome:
- the LOC138959226 gene encoding high-affinity choline transporter 1-like: MAIHIPGLIAIIFFYLLIVVVGLWAARKSKQTGATADSEDVMLAGRNLGMLIGIFTMTATWVGGAYINGTAEIIVRSGLAWCQAPIGYALSLVFGGLFFANKMRTQGYVTMLDPFQQKYGGRMGGLIYIPALMGEVFWTGAVLSALGATLSVIMDIPPEPAIIASSIIALFYTLIGGLYSVAYTDVVQLFCIFLGLWVSLPFAMTNEAVSPLSTNATELWIKTVDPVHTGYYIDCYLVLIFGGIPWQVYFQRVLSAKSAYNAQLLSYIAAFGCIIMALPAMLFGAVAAETDWNATEYDGPIPIPNDRLNLILPMCLQFLCPPIVSFLGLGAVSAAVMSSADSSILSASAMFARNIYKLIFRQKASEMEIIWVMRAAIFGTSAMALATALTVSSIYELWFLCADFVYIIIFPQLVCVIYAGDTNTYGSLAGYIVGLFFRLGGGEPSMHLEPIIKYPWYDEENKFQLFPFKSFSMLISLGTIIGVSLPLKYLFEAGIFPRRYDIFMCIVNIPEENIVLASRDGMDERTSIASFGKDVNGKVNPALKVSQEDLIGDHGYDSIERDEKPKLTHKLSISGQ, encoded by the exons CTACGTGGGTGGGAGGCGCTTACATCAATGGAACAGCAGAAATCATCGTTCGCAGCGGACTTGCTTGGTGCCAGGCTCCCATTGGCTATGCTCTCAGTCTCGTTTTTG gTGGACTTTTCTTCGCCAACAAGATGCGGACTCAGGGCTATGTCACCATGCTGGACCCTTTCCAACAGAAGTACGGCGGGAGGATGGGGGGACTCATCTATATCCCTGCCCTCATGGGGGAGGTCTTTTGGACCGGCGCAGTCCTATCTGCCCTGG GCGCCACCCTGTCTGTGATCATGGACATCCCCCCAGAGCCAGCAATCATCGCGTCTTCCATCATAGCGCTGTTCTACACGCTGATTGGAGGACTCTACTCGGTGGCCTACACCGATGTCGTGCAGCTCTTCTGCATCTTCCTCGGCCTG TGGGTCAGCCTGCCGTTCGCCATGACGAACGAAGCGGTCAGCCCGCTGTCCACTAACGCCACAGAGCTGTGGATCAAGACTGTTGATCCCGTACACACAGGGTACTACATCGATTGCTACCTCGTCCTCATCTTCGGTGGTATACCATggcag GTGTATTTCCAGCGTGTTTTGTCCGCCAAGTCGGCCTACAACGCTCAGCTGTTGTCGTACATTGCTGCTTTTGGCTGTATCATCATGGCGCTGCCCGCCATGCTCTTTGGTGCCGTTGCAGCCGAAACAG ACTGGAACGCCACGGAGTACGACGGCCCGATTCCCATCCCCAACGACCGGCTGAACCTGATCCTGCCCATGTGCCTGCAGTTCCTGTGTCCGCCCATCGTGTCCTTCCTGGGGCTGGGCGCCGTGTCCGCTGCCGTCATGTCCTCCGCTGACTCCTCCATCCTATCCGCCTCCGCCATGTTTGCCAGGAACATCTACAAGCTCATCTTCCGTCAGAAG GCCTCTGAGATGGAGATCATCTGGGTGATGCGGGCCGCCATTTTCGGGACGAGCGCCATGGCTCTGGCCACCGCCCTGACCGTGTCTTCCATCTACGAGCTCTGGTTCCTCTGCGCCGACTTCGTCTACATCATCATCTTCCCGCAGCTCGTCTGCGTCATCTACGCCGGCGACACCAACACCTACGGCTCGCTGGCCGGCTATATCGTGGGGCTGTTCTTCCGCCTGGGGGGAGGCGAGCCCTCTATGCACCTGGAGCCCATCATCAAGTACCCGTGGTACGACGAGGAGAATAAGTTCCAGCTCTTCCCCTTCAAGTCCTTCTCCATGCTGATCTCTCTCGGCACCATCATTGGCGTGTCGCTGCCGCTCAAGTACTTGTTCGAGGCCGGCATCTTCCCGCGGCGGTACGACATCTTCATGTGCATCGTCAACATCCCCGAGGAGAACATCGTCCTGGCTTCCCGAGACGGCATGGACGAGCGGACCAGTATAGCCTCTTTCGGCAAGGACGTCAACGGCAAGGTCAACCCTGCGCTCAAGGTCTCGCAGGAGGACCTCATCGGGGACCACGGCTACGACAGCATTGAACGCGACGAGAAGCCCAAGCTGACTCACAAACTCTCCATCTCGGGCCAATAG